The following coding sequences are from one Candidatus Eisenbacteria bacterium window:
- a CDS encoding anti-sigma regulatory factor produces MKELGIPADVIRRLSIANFEAEMNVIMYAEEGRLEFQVFPDSVRVVFADRGQGIPDIQQAMVEGFSTATPAMRERGFGAGLGLPNIKRNTDLFEIESTPGVGTTLRYAVFLNDRGGVAGD; encoded by the coding sequence ATGAAGGAGCTGGGGATCCCCGCCGACGTGATCCGGCGTCTCTCGATCGCGAACTTCGAGGCGGAGATGAACGTCATCATGTACGCGGAGGAAGGGCGGCTCGAGTTCCAGGTCTTTCCGGACTCCGTGCGCGTCGTCTTCGCCGACCGAGGGCAGGGGATCCCGGACATCCAGCAGGCGATGGTGGAGGGGTTCTCCACCGCGACGCCGGCGATGCGCGAGAGGGGATTCGGCGCGGGCCTGGGGCTGCCGAACATCAAGAGGAACACCGATCTCTTCGAGATCGAGTCGACGCCGGGGGTGGGGACGACCTTGCGGTACGCGGTCTTTCTGAACGACCGAGGCGGAGTGGCGGGTGATTGA
- a CDS encoding transcriptional regulator: protein MDPGRGRDMNLGELIQLLDCEVVWADDLIDEVHVESCFAADLMSDVLAFSEPGALLITGLASVQSIHAADVADLKGIVYVASKRPAEQVLELARRRGIPLLSTRMGMFEVCAVLREAGLKPGAKP, encoded by the coding sequence ATGGATCCGGGTCGGGGAAGGGACATGAACCTGGGCGAGCTGATTCAACTCCTCGATTGCGAGGTGGTCTGGGCGGATGACCTCATCGACGAGGTTCATGTCGAGTCCTGCTTCGCCGCCGACCTGATGAGCGACGTTCTCGCCTTCTCCGAGCCCGGAGCGCTCCTGATCACCGGGCTCGCGAGCGTGCAGTCGATCCATGCCGCGGACGTGGCCGACCTGAAGGGAATCGTCTACGTCGCCAGCAAGCGACCCGCCGAGCAAGTCCTGGAGCTCGCCCGCCGGCGCGGAATCCCGCTACTCTCCACGCGCATGGGGATGTTCGAGGTCTGCGCGGTCCTCAGGGAGGCCGGACTCAAGCCCGGCGCCAAGCCGTGA
- a CDS encoding serine kinase produces the protein MSEGGLRGSDAARDRGAPSKVPQARPAVTGDEPGGVAPDREGETSMKVQELADKLGLKGVSKSFDRDVSGVYISDMVSDVIANAQAGNLLVTVQIHNNVIAAANLVDISAIIVTQGKLPAEEVVKMAEKAEIAIYSTSLNRWQVATKLYEAGIR, from the coding sequence ATGAGTGAGGGAGGCCTTCGCGGGAGCGACGCTGCGCGCGACCGTGGCGCGCCGTCGAAGGTTCCGCAGGCTCGCCCGGCAGTGACAGGAGATGAGCCCGGGGGCGTGGCCCCGGATCGTGAGGGAGAAACCAGCATGAAGGTACAGGAGCTCGCCGACAAGCTCGGTCTCAAGGGGGTCAGCAAGTCCTTCGATCGGGACGTGAGCGGGGTCTACATCTCCGACATGGTGAGCGACGTCATCGCCAATGCCCAAGCGGGCAATTTGCTCGTGACGGTGCAGATCCACAACAACGTGATCGCCGCGGCGAACCTGGTCGACATCTCGGCCATCATCGTCACGCAGGGGAAGCTCCCCGCCGAGGAGGTCGTCAAGATGGCCGAGAAGGCGGAGATCGCAATCTACTCGACCAGTCTCAACCGCTGGCAGGTCGCGACGAAGCTCTACGAGGCGGGGATTCGATAG
- a CDS encoding Smr/MutS family protein produces MGFGLLKRLLLGRRESMIRETPEDAAPSEEPGVVRLDAVDTLDLHTFQPRDTRSVVTEFLGEAAAAGHRQVRIIHGKGTGTQRRIVRSILDADPRVISYADAPDASSWGATIARLRLPHPRPAPNALTDPVAGDP; encoded by the coding sequence ATGGGATTCGGTCTCTTGAAGCGGCTGCTTCTCGGAAGGCGGGAGTCGATGATCCGGGAGACGCCGGAGGATGCGGCGCCCAGTGAGGAGCCCGGCGTGGTGCGCCTGGACGCGGTGGACACCCTCGATCTCCACACGTTCCAGCCCCGGGACACGCGCTCGGTCGTGACGGAGTTCCTGGGCGAGGCCGCGGCTGCCGGCCACCGGCAGGTGCGGATCATTCACGGCAAGGGCACGGGGACGCAGAGGCGGATCGTGAGGTCGATCCTCGATGCGGACCCGCGCGTGATCTCCTACGCCGACGCTCCCGATGCCTCGAGCTGGGGGGCGACGATCGCAAGGCTCCGGCTCCCTCATCCACGGCCGGCGCCGAACGCACTGACCGATCCGGTCGCCGGGGACCCGTGA
- a CDS encoding acyltransferase: MRVGWIQTEPVYGDTRANLRQVESVVQSREADLWVLPELFATGYLFGGRAELSRLAEAIPAGPTTQEMIRLSRSAGCAFVAGIAEGAPSGMIFNAAIAVDPAGLRALYRKIHLFDLEKEWFDPGDTAYPVVSIAGARVGMMICFDWRFPEAARSLALAGAQIIAHPANLVHAHCQNAMVTRAIENGVFTVTANRTGAESRGDASLVFTGRSRIVAPDGRILSDGPAQEPACDVVELDPTAADDKRVTPRNDLLGDRRPAFYRSGPGA, encoded by the coding sequence ATGCGCGTCGGGTGGATCCAGACGGAGCCGGTCTACGGAGATACGCGGGCCAACCTGCGACAGGTGGAGTCGGTCGTCCAATCGCGGGAGGCCGATCTCTGGGTTCTCCCCGAGCTCTTCGCGACCGGCTATCTCTTCGGGGGCCGGGCGGAGCTCTCCCGCCTGGCCGAGGCGATCCCCGCGGGACCGACGACGCAAGAGATGATTCGCCTGTCGCGCTCCGCGGGATGCGCGTTCGTCGCCGGGATCGCCGAGGGCGCGCCATCCGGGATGATCTTCAATGCCGCGATCGCGGTCGACCCCGCGGGGCTGCGCGCCCTCTACAGGAAGATCCACCTCTTCGACCTGGAGAAGGAGTGGTTCGACCCGGGCGACACGGCGTACCCGGTCGTCTCGATCGCCGGAGCGCGCGTCGGGATGATGATCTGCTTCGACTGGCGCTTCCCGGAGGCCGCCCGGAGTCTCGCGCTCGCGGGTGCCCAGATCATCGCCCACCCGGCGAATCTGGTTCACGCGCATTGCCAGAACGCGATGGTCACCCGCGCGATCGAGAACGGCGTCTTCACCGTGACCGCGAACAGGACCGGGGCGGAGTCGCGCGGCGACGCTAGCCTCGTCTTCACGGGCCGCAGCCGCATCGTCGCTCCCGACGGCCGGATCCTGAGCGACGGTCCCGCGCAGGAACCGGCTTGCGATGTCGTCGAACTCGACCCGACCGCCGCGGACGACAAGCGAGTGACTCCCCGCAACGACCTGCTCGGGGACAGGAGGCCGGCCTTCTATCGATCGGGACCGGGAGCCTGA